The sequence TGGCCCGGTCGACGATCCACACGAACCCCTCCTCGTCCTGGCGAACGAGGTCGCCGGAGTGGAACCACCCGCCTCTGAAGGCTTCGGCGGTTGCGTCGTCGCGGCGCCAGTATCCCTGCATGAGGTTCGGGCCGAGGTAGACGATCTCACCCACCTCTCCGACGGCGACGTCGTTCATCTCCGCATCGACGACCCGGTACATCAAGGTGGGAAGCGGCTTGCCGACCGACCCCAGCTTTCGAAGCGAATCTTCGCCGGACAGTGCGCAGGTGACGGGGCTCATCTCGGTCTGGCCGAACACGGCGATGTTGGTGGCGTTGGGGAAGCACTCGGTCATCTGGCGCAACAAGGTTTCCGACGCGGGGGCGGCGCCCCAGCTGATGATGCGCAGCGCCAGATCGGCCTCTTTGACGTAAGGCTCGGCGACGATGGCCTGCCACTGGGTGGGGACGTTGAACACGACCGTGGCGCGCTCGGCCTCCCAGGCCTTGATCGTGTCGAGCGCGTTGAAAGCGCCGAGGGGATGGATGATCGAAGGGATGCCGAGGAGGAACGAGGTGGCGATCGAGCCGAGACCTGCGATGTGGAAGAACGGGGCGGTCACGAAGGCGACGTCATCGGGGTGGTCGCCGTTGATGCGCACCATCGACGTGGCCTGGCTGAACAGGTTGAGGTGATCGAGCATCGCACCCTTGGGCCGGCCCGTGGTCCCGGAGGTGTACATGATGAGCGCCGGGGTGGACTCGGCGACATCGGGGGCCTCGAAGCCGTCGAGTGGTTCGGCGATCAGATCGTTCGAGGACTCGTGGTCGCTGTCGGGGCTGGCGTCGCCGAGGATGATGATCCGCTTCAGGCGCGACGTGATCTGTTGGGTGGCGCCGATGAGCGGGGCCAGTAGGGCATCGGCGATGATCGCGTCCGCGTCGGCGTCGTCGATGATGAAAGCGATCTCGGGTGGGGTCAGGCGAATGTTGATCGGCACCGCCATCGCACCGAGGGTGTTGACGGCAAACACCGCTTCGAGCACCTCGGTGGAGTTCAGGGTCAACAACATGACGCGGTCGCCGAAGCCGACGCCGCGCCGCTGAAGGGCTGCGGCGAGTGATTGCACGCGATCGTGGAACTCGCTCCAGGTCGTCACCGCGCCGAGGTGCTTGAACGCCGTCGCGTCGGGACGCATTCGCGCATGGACTGCGACGTGGTTCATCCAGTGGTTGCGACGAACGGACCGTGGAATGACCGAGTCGGACATGGGACCCCCTCCATGAACACTATTGGCGATGCGCCAACAGTAGAGGGCGGACGTGTTGAGAGCCAGCGATGTCCTCGGTCGGCGGTGGTCACCGCCGTCGGCGGCGACCGCACGCGGATGCGGTAGGTCGGGTGGCTACGCTTCGGCCATGGGTTCCGAGGCGACTCCACACTCGGTGCGAGATGACGTCTCGCGCTCGGCGTCGGCTCGCGACCCACGGTGGGTCAAGGTGGCGGTGGTGCTCTTCGCTGCGGTCGTCGCGATCTTGGCGATGCCCATGACCTCGTTGGCATCTCGCGAGGTCGGCCCCGGGGTCGTGAGCGCTCGCATCGCACCGAGTTGGCCGGGCGAGACGGTGTTGGAACTTCCGCCGCTCGGGCGTCTCGCGGCTGCGACTCACCGTGGTCCGACGCAAGTCGCGCTGCGCCTCGACGAGGTCGATGTTCGTGCGGCTCAATCGTTGACGACCTCGACGGGGGCGTTCGATCGGGAACATCTGAATTCGTTGGTCGAGGACGATCTTCCCGGACTCTTCTGGCGTGTCGGGCTGCGGCTCGGGGTGCTGTCGGCCCTCGTCGGGGCAGCGGCGGCCCTGCTGTTGCCAGGCCGACACCGAGACCGGGGTTGGTTGTGGCGCCGCACGTTGATGGGATCGGTGGCCGCGGTCGTGGCGGTTTCGGCCGTCGCTGCGAGCACGGCGGTGGGCTATTCGACCGACGCGTTCAAACAACCGAGGACCAGTGGTCCGCTGTCGATGGTCAGCCCGTTGATCGCCCAGGCTGGCGACAACTTCACCGACGGTCTCAAGCAGATCGACGATCGTTCGAAGGTGCTGGCCCAGAAGCTCGCCGACCTGTACTCCTCGACGATCGACGCCGATGTGGCGGCCTCGAGCGGCGAAACCGTCATCTTGCACGTGTCCGACATCCACCTGAATCCGGTGGGAATCTCACTGGCTCGCGAGCTGGCGTCGACCTTCGACGTCGACGCCGTGATCGACACCGGCGACCTGACGTCGTTCGGCCAGGAACCCGAGGCGCGCATGGTGTCGGAGCTGTCCAAGTTCGACGTCCCGTACTACTTCGTCGCCGGCAATCACGACGGGTTCGAAGCTCGCAAGGCGATTGCGGCAATCGACGGAGTGACGGCGATCGACGGCGACGTGGTCACCGTCGGCGACGTTCGGATCCTCGGAGTGGAGGACCCGACCCAGACGGCGCTTCGGTCCATTCCCCGAGCGGACCTTCAACGCCGCTACGAAGCCCAGTACCCGAGAATCGAGGAACTGTTGCGTCGACACGAACCCGACGTGTTGGCGATTCACAATCCGGTCCAGGCGGTTCCCGCGATGGGCAAGGTGGCGACGGTCATCGGTGGCCACGTTCATCGGTTCACGCTGAGTGAATCGGACGGCACCGTGCTGGCGACCGTGGGGTCGAGCGGCGCCACCGGGCTCGGCGCGCTCTTGGTGGAGACCCGCGAGAACTACGCGTTCGAACTGCTGCGGTTCTCCGGCAAACGCCTGGTGGCCATCGACACGATCGAGTTGCGTGGAACCCGCGGCGAGTTCGTCTCGCGCCGTCATCTCATCGGTCCAGGCGTGTCCTACGGTGATGCGGCCGAGGTGATCGACGAGATGGTGATCGAGCCGTCCGCCGATCAGTTCGCCACCACGACCACGGGGTCCGAGCCCGAGCCAGCGTCCGAATCCGAGTCGACGACGACACTGCAGGAGTAATGCCGTCTGACCGACGGTCCGACAGTGAGGTGTGAGCGACCCGAGGCGCCTTCGCCGTCGATCCGGCATCGCCGCGTGTAAAGCTGTGCGGCGATGAGCGAACAGTTCTCGAGCGAGTCGCACCCGCACCCGCAGCTGCACCGTGATCCGACCGAGATCGCGGCGGCGCTCGTCGAGGCGCTCGGTCGGTCGGTGAAGGGCAAGTCGGCACAGATCGGCCTCTTGGTGGCGGGGCTGTTGAGCGGGGGCCACGTCCTGCTCGAAGACCTCCCCGGCTCGGGAAAGACGCTGCTGGCCAAATCGCTGGCCCGCGCTACCGGTGGCGTGGTCGGGCGTGTGCAGTGCACCCCGGAGCTTCTGCCGGCCGACATCGTCGGCACCTCGGTGTGGCAGCCGAGTTCCTCGCAATGGCAGTTTCATCCGGGTCCGGTGTTCGCGAATGTGCTGCTCGTCGACGAGATCAACCGGGCCTCGCCGCGGGCGCAGGCAGCACTGCTCGAGCCGATGGAGGAGCGCCAGGTCACCGTCGATGGCGCCACCTATCGGTTGCCCGACCCGTTCTTTTGCATCGCCACGCAGAACCCGCACGGCCAGGTCGGCACCTATCCGCTTCCGGAGAGCCAACTCGACAGGTTCTCGTTGGTGTTCTCGCTCGGATGGCCCGACCGCGACGC comes from Microthrixaceae bacterium and encodes:
- a CDS encoding AMP-binding protein; translated protein: MSDSVIPRSVRRNHWMNHVAVHARMRPDATAFKHLGAVTTWSEFHDRVQSLAAALQRRGVGFGDRVMLLTLNSTEVLEAVFAVNTLGAMAVPINIRLTPPEIAFIIDDADADAIIADALLAPLIGATQQITSRLKRIIILGDASPDSDHESSNDLIAEPLDGFEAPDVAESTPALIMYTSGTTGRPKGAMLDHLNLFSQATSMVRINGDHPDDVAFVTAPFFHIAGLGSIATSFLLGIPSIIHPLGAFNALDTIKAWEAERATVVFNVPTQWQAIVAEPYVKEADLALRIISWGAAPASETLLRQMTECFPNATNIAVFGQTEMSPVTCALSGEDSLRKLGSVGKPLPTLMYRVVDAEMNDVAVGEVGEIVYLGPNLMQGYWRRDDATAEAFRGGWFHSGDLVRQDEEGFVWIVDRAKDMIISGGENVYCAEVENTLFAHPDIVDVAVYGRADDKWGEVPVAAVVLAPGAQLTIDELEVWMDDKLARFKQPKALVVHDELPRNAGGKVVKGLLRDGDSTSAVG
- a CDS encoding metallophosphatase family protein codes for the protein MGSEATPHSVRDDVSRSASARDPRWVKVAVVLFAAVVAILAMPMTSLASREVGPGVVSARIAPSWPGETVLELPPLGRLAAATHRGPTQVALRLDEVDVRAAQSLTTSTGAFDREHLNSLVEDDLPGLFWRVGLRLGVLSALVGAAAALLLPGRHRDRGWLWRRTLMGSVAAVVAVSAVAASTAVGYSTDAFKQPRTSGPLSMVSPLIAQAGDNFTDGLKQIDDRSKVLAQKLADLYSSTIDADVAASSGETVILHVSDIHLNPVGISLARELASTFDVDAVIDTGDLTSFGQEPEARMVSELSKFDVPYYFVAGNHDGFEARKAIAAIDGVTAIDGDVVTVGDVRILGVEDPTQTALRSIPRADLQRRYEAQYPRIEELLRRHEPDVLAIHNPVQAVPAMGKVATVIGGHVHRFTLSESDGTVLATVGSSGATGLGALLVETRENYAFELLRFSGKRLVAIDTIELRGTRGEFVSRRHLIGPGVSYGDAAEVIDEMVIEPSADQFATTTTGSEPEPASESESTTTLQE
- a CDS encoding AAA family ATPase: MSEQFSSESHPHPQLHRDPTEIAAALVEALGRSVKGKSAQIGLLVAGLLSGGHVLLEDLPGSGKTLLAKSLARATGGVVGRVQCTPELLPADIVGTSVWQPSSSQWQFHPGPVFANVLLVDEINRASPRAQAALLEPMEERQVTVDGATYRLPDPFFCIATQNPHGQVGTYPLPESQLDRFSLVFSLGWPDRDAAREILVGAGGVSQLPAVVAVTNPTELANCIAEVRQVHVAASLVDYLLTLVDATRHHRSIDVGVSPRVAASLLALARAHAVVCGRDFVTPEDFQTVFGPACAHRVRLGATDGASAAPAAAGIAGVPEIVAPSFGAAWNVLMAVLASVPVPER